The Solea senegalensis isolate Sse05_10M linkage group LG11, IFAPA_SoseM_1, whole genome shotgun sequence genomic interval GCCCAAAAAATTTGACCTTAAATCCAAAATGGCTTCAAAAaatcgttcatgtacgttaaacctgGCACCAGATGACCAAATAGAAATTCTGGTTCAGTTTTAAGCCCCTCCCATTTCCAATTTTCCACGCACATTCACCAAACCACTTTCAGACGTGACATTTTTACCAGGTCTGATATGGTTACGACATTTTGTGAGGTTTGAGGCCTTTAGTCCCTCAAAAATGTGACtcatttgaaggaaaataagaataagaataactCCTTCAATAGATGGAAACATCCAGTTTTTGGCGATTTTGCCAtcgtatttgaacaaacttgtcctcGACCTTAACTGCGATCATCGTCAAATATTAGAATTATTTACACGTATTCGAACACATTTAAGTATACATGCATTTGTTTACATCGCACGCACCGTGACAGTGAAACTATTCACATCTTCATCcaaagcagaggtctcaaactcataaTTCTCAAACTCTGACTAAGAAGTGGCTTTTGAAGGGTTTGTTCACTGAACTCTACTGGACTGTGGTGGTTTTAAAAGTACAAGGCCACAAATACTGCCGCAGAACTTACTCAAAGTAAGCGAGTGAATGGATTTGTGATCATTTTTCAGCAAATGGATCAATTCAGTCTTTTGTCCTCAGCTGCAAAAATAAGTGATTTGACTCACGTTATAGTTGATTTTCTCATACCTACAGTCTGGTTGGGTCATCCAAGTCCAGGATACTGCTGTGATTGGCAGTGGCATGGCCTGAAATGGAATGGAGACATCATTAATTTGACTGCTTACAGGACTTTGTCTTTTCAAACTCTCACCTTGTCACTTTGTCTCGCCTACATAACCAGTCGTCTCCTGGCTGTATAATCTCCTCTCTCCCATCGTGGCCTCCATCCTCTGACCTCCTCTACCACCTCCAACCCCCTCaaagcctacacacacacacacacagcctcctgGGCCCTCAGTGTCTCTGGTCCAGGTCTGGAGGAATGTTGAGTGTCTCTATAGCCTCCTCCCTGGAGATTAGGCCTCACCACACAtgcaccccctccctccccactTCATTCCAATCCAAAGTATGCCCCCTAAGAGCTGCAGCATTTTTATCTGAGCCTGGTGATTGTGACAGATTGGccaaatgacacacacatgcatagaaacattggtgaacacacacacacacacacacacacgtcctgaGGCACAAACAGAGGGGCGAAGCAGGGCCGCctggggaggagggaggggccaCGAGGACAGTACCGAGCTCTTGCTATAAAACCCTGTCGGGATGAGGCCAGTGTTCTGCCCTGATCTGGACAGTACCTCCTCCATCTGTGCCAGGACGCCGTCAAGACAGGCAGCAGACGAGCCCCCAACATGAACGACATCTACAAAGCAGCGGTATGTCCTCTAACAACCTGTGACGCTCATCCAAACTCTGAGAGTGGAGCACTAACCATGATCTCTAACACCTCGAAGTGTCATTTTAAGATTGCATTTGATTTACCAGGCTGTCCTGTGTGCATATTatggattttgtgtgtgtttatttcttgtACATAAACCCCACCaccccacccaccaccaccattagTTTAGTTCATCTGACATGTGGGCATGACTGGAATGGCTGACAAATCCCTGTtgatgcgacacacacacaacagcccATTGCCTCCATCACCGGCCGATGTCAAAAGAGCCTTGACACCATATTTGTCTCGAGATGTTCTCCCACTTCAGCTCCTATCAGGGCTGATAGGAGCCACTCAGGGGGGTCAGTGACAGGACGCGGTCACTGACAGGACGGATCCACACTCCTGGCCGCTCCATTCACGACTTCAAATGGAACGTTCCCCCACTTCACATGACTAATTTTGgccagctgctgctgcggtgcTTGTGCGCCTGTGGTTCTCTGGTGCCACGGAGGGGCTGCAGGTTTAGATCAAATCCCCCCTCCCGCGCCTGAATTCCAGCATTATCAGTGAGCCAGGGAGCCgtgtctgtcctgtctgtcctgtctctctgtctgtccacccTGTGGTCAGCTGGCTGTTCCATCCACTCACCTCCCAAGTGAGCGAAGCAGCTGAGAgagtaacaaaaacacacaggaatgtACATTACATGTGTTTGCTTACAGAGATTTTTACACACATCATCACCAGAGGaatatatatgttgtgtgtgtgtttgtaatttatggCGGCTGACAGGCAATAACTCTTACATAagcacctgtctctctctctcaatcgtTGTAGCTTTTCCAGGATTACTGCTCCATTGTTGGGCCAGATCCACAGCTATGCTAATTTAAAACACTGTGTATTGTGTCCTTTATCTGTGGTTCCTGATCCTcctgtcttgtttatttttaactccTCCTCTCACTGTCTCGCACACATGATATAtaggttgtgtgttttctcagggAAGCCCCAGTCAGGGGggcaaacattttcttttctttttttatacctGTTGACTGAAAACGTTATAAAAAAAACGGAGACGATGCGGCACAGAGACCGGTTCCACTCTTTACAACTCGAGATATCTCCGCCCCAATTGCAAAATACCTCAGCAAATATTTTGCATTCTTGACTTTTATCACGTAGTAAATGCAGAATGTGGAGAAAATGTGATGTAGTCCACTGTGTGAcagttttctgtgtcttttccaGGTTGAGCAGCTGACTGACGAACAAAAGAATGGTGTGTTAAAAACTTGACCTTgcttaaaagtacatttttcatGTATGATGAATATTTATACTACATTTTAACATTACCACTGATTTAACTCATTTAACTAATTCCATGTATGAGCAATATTCTGTGTATCCCAAGGATTTCACAGGccttaaatgtgtcattatcattaataatttCATAATGAACAATACACTAccatatgtttttgtttgttctgctgtATACATTATGATAGGGATTACAGGATGTGATGTTAAATGAAGTATTTATACATGAAAATGATGCtaaatcatcatcatacatAACACAAGTGAAGCTACACtaagcatttatttaaaatacatgtgtacactcacttgctgctgctgctgctgcggtgttGCAGAGTTCAAGGCAGCCTTTGACATCTTCGTACAAGATGCAGAGGACGGCTGCATCAGCACCAAGGAGCTGGGGAAGGTGATGAGGATGCTGGGCCAGAACCCCACGccagaggagctgcaggagaTGATTGATGAAGTGGATGAAGACGGTGAGTTGAAACGCTGTGAAGCAGTGATTGTCGTTGACCTCTTTCTCCCCGACGCACAGCTGGCAGGTCGGTCATCTCCGCGTCCCGTTGTGCAGACAAGAGTAGCTCAAAAGCCTCTGAACTTAATGTCAAATGACTGTGAAGCATCTCAAATGTAACGTGACGTGTCAGGCCGCATTAAAGGGAAGATGATGCACAAGTCATCTTGGATTTTTCcatgtgatgtcatgatgaaaTAGGAAAACACACATTGTGATTGATTGATAAGGGCATGTCTGGTGTTTAAATAGTGTGGggatttttatttctgtccaaAGTGAAACTAAAGTggcatttaaaggtccagtgtgtgagatttaCCGTAGTGAGCAAACACAGGACTCCTGCACTCACGTCGCTCTTTCTCAAGCACGTCACCAGAAAAGAAcgttcttcttctgtctttgtgtaGTAAGCGTCTGCTTCAGAAGCAGAATCTGAAAAGCTCTACTAGAGAAACAGCAAAAAACATACTCTCTGCAgttgctgtggaaacatggCGGCAAAAGATGGCGCCCCCTGTAAACCAaggcctaaagtacatataaaatgaGTTATTccaaaacagcatttttattttaaagtgataataCACTTACACACTACATACTATACTCCATCTCTGCTCTTAAAAACCATTTAACATGGTACACAGTGGGCGTTTAAAGGCtttatttaaatagatttaaatgCTGGCATAGCTTCTATATACTCACAGATTGGTCCTTTACGAAGAACACTGACGTtatagtgtgtttttgtgatcgCGTGTGTGTTCAGGGAGCGGCACGGTGGATTTCGATGAGTTCCTGGTCATGATGGTGCGGTGCATGAAGGACGACAGCAAGGGGAAGACAGAGGAAGAGCTCGCCGAGCTTTTTCGCATGTTTGACAAGTGAGTTCAACGTTTAAAACgcagctgtttctttttttttttttagtgcctaTTAAGTGAACTTATAAGACTTAATGGCCCGTGAAGAGAGCTCACTTGAAACAATAATATTTCAACTTTAAAACGACAGCACCTTCCACAACAGAAGGTGAAACTCGCCGCAGACAATCAGATTGCCCTTTAAGTGTAGTTCCAGATGGAGTATGTTCCCCGTGTGCAATTATGTGTACTGACAAAATGCCACCAAGCTCTGTAGAGTGCTGTGCGTGGTTCGCTCCATAATCCTTTTTGACAGCGCAGAATATTTCAAACACCCACTCGGTGTAAGCCAGTCACCTTATCCAAGCATCAAAGAACACACTTCACGTACTTTTCACttgtcacacaaaaacacaccaactgtaataaaaaagtagaaaacagaacattttacTCCTTTGATTTCTGCAGAAATGCAGACGGCTACATTGACCTGGACGAGCTGAAAATGATGCTGGAATCTACAGGAGAGGCGATAACCGAGGACGACATCGAGGAGCTGATGAAAGACGGGGACAAGAACAACGACGGCAAAATTGACTACGACGGTGAGTTTGTTGAGACATTTCCTGGACACAGCACTGTGCTTTTTTGGCTCACTCTGTGCTCCTTCTCTTCACAGAATTCTTGGAGTTCATGAAAGGCGTGGAGTAATCCTGAACAAGAGAAGACGCAgattgttatttttgtatttctctcGCAGAAAAACTGACTCCGGATGCCAGTGGAGAGATATTTGGGACGACTTTGCAAAAATTCTGTCAAATACTGTGTCCgaacatttctgtatttttctacCATCACTTGCATTGTTGTAAATACAGATTGTACCTATATAATTCTGGTTCCCGTGTATACttaatttgtgtaaatgtatctttttattttattttctagaGGGGGGAGCCACTCAGAGTACAACAGTTTGGCCAGTTTATAAAAATCTTCTTACAGAGAagctgagatgtgtgtgtgtgtgcacgaagCAAATCCATGAATTAGTGTTGTTTTACACCAGGCTCTGACAGCAGAGTCTGTAACCTGTACATGTTatgatgtgtatttttaattgacGCCCTCAGGGGTTTTTATTCCTCCTCTCATGCCCCTAAAATGTCTGCATATTTCTACATGACAAGTCTGTTTGGAATATCATGCACTCATGGAATAAATGAAGATGCATTTGTCAAAAGTGTCGTTTTTCATCCGTTTGTGTGTCGATTTTACTTGAATTAAGAAAAAGTGCTCGGCTCTTTGGGCTCGTGCTTTTGTTGTCCCAGGTTTTCCTCCGTGCTCATCAGAAAAGCTAAAGACTGTGCAGTCAAGACAAAGACACCTTTGAGAGGGAAACTGAAAAGTTATAGTGGCTCTTGTCTGTGACATGTGAACCATTCACATGGTCGCTGTGTAAGTATCTCGTTACACAGTCTATTGGGACAGGAGCTATTTATGTCTAATCATGTTAGTGCCCATGTTGGGGGATCTGGATCGACCAACACCAGTTGACAATCAGATGCCTTTGTCCATTTAAAGAGCTCCATTCTACAAAGAGGTAATCGCGGTTCTATAATTAAGGTTGCTTTATTTTCTGACAAGACATGTTAGTGCAAATAGACATTTTTCGAGTAGATATACTTATTTCTTTTCAATGGGAACATGGTTTTAGAGTAAacacatgtgtattttttttcacatatcaGATAAATCTCTTGCCAAAtccattcaaaaacaaacatcttacAATAAAATGGTATTATAATGTTATAGTTGTGTAAAATAATATTCCTGTGTGAACACAGAGCAGCTACAGATGTGGAGGGTAAATGCAATGATCTCTGCGGCCACTTGATGTCAGTAGGGAAACATTGTCTTATCGCTGAGGTCAATTACAGAGGATGGGAGATACTTAGTGGCCCTTTCTCAAGACAGATAATACTTAACTTTCCctcttttatttaaacacattaatcCTATCAGGATGTGAAGGAGTAAAATGGTTTACGGGAAATGTTCAAAACAGATTAAAACAGGTTTTGACAATTCCCATCAATGTCTATTACTTTTAATTTCGCATAGAGTTTggtttctgttctgttttgctgttgttttttctgaccGGGTGAAACCAACCATCAATTTCCTAACACACGGAGCGTTTCAATGGTTTCATTTTCAGGAAATGGGAGcaattgtattttttgtgaGCGGGTGACGTCAGAAGCCTGATGACAACGTCCAAAGAAACTCCCCCACCTCCTTCACTatccttctcttcttttctcccaCCTCTGTAGCACTTATGAGAATTCAAACCTGCTTAAAGCTGCTCTGTTCTTTCAAAATTCCTGATAGAACGACATACGGCTGACATGCACGGACCACAAACACTGCACTCAAACCAAGTGTTAatataaaatggaaaaagacaCTGGCCTTAGAAATGTAAATCACTCAGATTAGCCAGCTTCCGCTGCCTCTGTTATTTATAAACCCTAAGCTGTCATCTTGTCATGTGCAGGGAGCGAGGAACAAGGATGACGAGTTCGCTCTCTCCCCGCCATCAATGGgaggctgagcagcagcagcagcagcagcagcagcagagaagtgtgtgaatgaatcTGGGGTGTGGCATACTATAGCAGCAAGTTGGGTGGAGATGTGATGCAGTTGCGTAAGATAGGCCTGATGACTCATGCCCTCTGTtattgacacatacacacacactgaggttaTGTTTACCACCTTTGGTAAAGTAGAATTCAGGCACAGCCACACACTGAGCCACATGTCTCACTACAGTGTGGACCACTCATGCCTCAGTGACAGTAACTGAGGTATACAGTAGTGGGGGATGGATTTGCATAGGGAATAGAAAATCCATGAGTGTTATGTAACTGGTTTCATTCAGCTTTATTctaccagtgtgtgaatgtgtgttcgGTAAAACGGGTTCTTCCATTGGACAAGTGTGAGTCAgacacatttacaaatacattcCCATCTTACCAACAAAGGACAGTTTATGACAACTAAGTGAGGACAACTATTTCTACTCTCTTTCTTTAATTACTTTAATAACAACATACGTCACAACATGGTGAGTTACGTATCCACAACTTGTTCAAtctaaatcattatttttgatttttttagtCCCAATTGTTTCTCATCATTTCCTCATTTAGCCACGTATAAaaacacgccacacacacacacacacaggtggtaTTATACTACCAGGAAGTTGGGGTGTTCACTCTTCACTTGAAGCTGAAAACATGATGTAACTTTGTTTCGAAGTAGATTTCTAAAGAACCCGTCTTTAAGTGAGTCAAATTTCAAAGGTCTTCTTTTAACACCCTTAAcgataaatgtaaaacaaaacaaaaaaaaacagacagacattgaGACAGACATTTGTCTCATTTCTCAGAACATTTGACCACTTCCTTTTGAAAACTGGACCTCAAAATGCAATCTTCATCATAACGACTGAAACCTTTACCTCAAAACCTTTCAGCAGACCTCTAACAGAGAATTCACAAATCCTCCCtctagtatt includes:
- the tnnc1a gene encoding troponin C type 1a (slow), with translation MNDIYKAAVEQLTDEQKNEFKAAFDIFVQDAEDGCISTKELGKVMRMLGQNPTPEELQEMIDEVDEDGSGTVDFDEFLVMMVRCMKDDSKGKTEEELAELFRMFDKNADGYIDLDELKMMLESTGEAITEDDIEELMKDGDKNNDGKIDYDEFLEFMKGVE